The following proteins come from a genomic window of Edaphobacter sp. 4G125:
- a CDS encoding outer membrane protein assembly factor BamB family protein, translating into MRALSNIKLFAMVLALMSSSLRLSAQAIKPVPQIARFLQQSSQSITPGTVSAPNPAPARGGGEGAGSTIFGNYCENCHGNPKVAEAPSPATLRQMSPEKIYLALTEGDMKTIAKDLSDGQKRDIAEWVGGRKLGAEENGDASKMTNPCPTNPQVADLTSIPSWNGWSPDLQNTRMQGGEAAKLSPAAVRRMKLKWAFGVPSASSVYGQPTVAAGRVFFSSDAGYIYSLDAATGCVHWSFKAQTGVRSAISIGPLKPGSMRYTAFFGDIRGNVYAIDASTGQQIWKVPVDEHPLSRITGSSRLYNGVLYVPVSSLEEPESSSANYLCCTFRGMVAALDSSTGKQIWKTYTLPDKPIPRTTPDGRKYIGTAGVGVWGPIAIDAKRHALYIGTGNTFSGPDVGRSDAIMALDLNNGNVLWIQQDEPEDVWHTGCGHNAGSPENFPPLSTAALTPQDEEGARKTTPVINRRPMPSTYYCPESEGPDWDFSAGAMLVTLPNGKDLVIAGQKSGMAWAHDPDKKGELVWKSDISRGQIVFGGAADQQYAYFPMRGGMRGNTPAGGVVAVRLSDGVEQWYKSIPAQQKMWDHSGFTAAATVIPGVLFTAGLDGMLRAFTTMDGTPVWEFDTTQDLTTVNGVKGKGGSIGSAGPTVANGMVFVTSGYTGFEGGAPGNLILAFGQ; encoded by the coding sequence ATGAGAGCGTTGTCGAACATAAAGCTCTTTGCCATGGTTTTGGCACTTATGTCGTCGAGCTTGAGGCTGTCTGCTCAGGCCATTAAACCTGTGCCGCAGATAGCACGCTTTCTGCAACAGAGCAGTCAATCCATCACTCCGGGAACAGTTTCAGCGCCCAACCCCGCCCCGGCAAGAGGTGGAGGCGAAGGCGCAGGTTCAACCATCTTTGGCAACTACTGCGAGAACTGTCACGGTAATCCGAAAGTAGCGGAAGCGCCATCGCCTGCAACGCTGCGGCAAATGTCACCGGAGAAGATTTACCTCGCGCTCACCGAAGGCGATATGAAAACCATCGCAAAAGATCTCTCTGACGGCCAGAAACGGGATATTGCGGAATGGGTCGGTGGAAGAAAACTTGGAGCGGAAGAAAACGGCGATGCCAGCAAGATGACCAACCCTTGCCCGACCAATCCGCAGGTGGCCGACTTGACTTCGATTCCCTCCTGGAATGGATGGAGCCCTGACTTGCAAAATACGCGCATGCAAGGTGGTGAAGCGGCGAAACTCTCCCCTGCTGCTGTGCGTCGCATGAAGCTGAAGTGGGCGTTCGGCGTTCCTTCGGCATCATCGGTCTATGGCCAGCCAACTGTGGCAGCTGGCCGCGTCTTCTTCAGCTCGGACGCGGGCTATATCTACTCACTGGATGCAGCCACCGGCTGCGTGCACTGGTCCTTCAAGGCACAGACCGGCGTACGCAGCGCCATCAGCATCGGACCTCTCAAGCCTGGATCTATGCGATACACCGCCTTCTTCGGGGACATTCGTGGCAACGTTTATGCCATTGATGCAAGCACCGGGCAACAGATCTGGAAGGTTCCTGTCGATGAACATCCTCTCTCCAGAATTACCGGCTCCTCACGTCTCTACAACGGTGTGCTTTATGTTCCTGTGTCTTCGCTGGAAGAGCCGGAATCCTCCAGCGCAAACTATCTTTGCTGCACCTTCCGCGGAATGGTTGCGGCGCTCGACTCTTCTACCGGCAAGCAGATATGGAAGACCTACACCCTTCCCGATAAGCCCATCCCACGGACAACTCCCGATGGACGGAAGTACATCGGGACAGCCGGCGTAGGTGTATGGGGTCCGATTGCAATCGATGCCAAGCGGCATGCTCTATATATAGGTACCGGTAATACCTTCTCTGGCCCGGACGTAGGCAGATCGGATGCCATCATGGCCCTCGATCTGAACAATGGCAACGTCTTGTGGATACAACAGGACGAACCCGAAGATGTATGGCACACCGGCTGTGGGCACAACGCCGGTTCGCCTGAAAACTTTCCGCCTCTCAGCACTGCTGCTCTTACTCCGCAGGACGAAGAAGGCGCCAGGAAAACAACTCCAGTAATAAATCGCCGTCCTATGCCGTCTACTTACTACTGTCCCGAGTCCGAAGGTCCTGATTGGGACTTCTCCGCCGGCGCAATGTTAGTTACACTGCCGAATGGCAAAGACCTTGTCATTGCCGGACAAAAGTCGGGCATGGCATGGGCACACGACCCGGACAAGAAAGGTGAATTGGTCTGGAAGTCAGACATTTCGCGTGGACAAATTGTCTTTGGCGGTGCGGCTGATCAGCAGTACGCTTACTTTCCCATGCGCGGCGGTATGCGAGGAAACACGCCTGCGGGAGGGGTTGTCGCCGTGCGCCTGTCAGACGGCGTTGAACAGTGGTACAAGTCAATTCCTGCACAGCAGAAGATGTGGGATCACTCGGGTTTCACCGCGGCAGCGACAGTAATCCCCGGGGTCCTCTTCACAGCAGGCCTTGATGGCATGCTGCGTGCGTTCACGACCATGGACGGAACGCCTGTATGGGAGTTCGACACAACACAGGATCTGACAACGGTGAATGGAGTGAAAGGCAAAGGCGGCTCCATTGGATCTGCCGGGCCAACGGTTGCGAACGGAATGGTTTTTGTGACCTCAGGCTATACCGGCTTCGAAGGCGGCGCTCCCGGAAATCTCATTCTTGCATTTGGCCAATAA
- a CDS encoding muconolactone Delta-isomerase produces the protein MDFLVHMEVGSIGTGEDANRLLKQEADRAQELAEMGLLRRLWRVPGRRENWGIWTAKSIDELHAALSSLPLYPALHITIHPLATHPNDPNLPLPAKSKD, from the coding sequence ATGGACTTTCTGGTACACATGGAAGTCGGCTCGATCGGAACAGGCGAAGATGCAAACCGTTTGTTGAAACAGGAAGCGGATCGCGCGCAAGAGCTTGCCGAAATGGGCCTCCTACGCCGTCTGTGGCGAGTTCCCGGTCGCCGTGAAAACTGGGGCATCTGGACAGCTAAATCCATCGATGAACTGCACGCCGCACTTTCTTCTCTTCCCCTCTATCCTGCACTTCACATCACGATACATCCTCTGGCTACTCATCCGAACGATCCCAATCTGCCGTTGCCTGCAAAGAGCAAGGACTAA
- a CDS encoding ThuA domain-containing protein produces MYKPIYLFSLVAISSATIFAQSALPTAAVPSGGLDVADHRAFAPPPARGIDSKRWESWSNMRMAATPLLGWKIGLRTNAFPKLNLADALDKIDGLGLGDVELSSNQKFDIAIPKNVDARLYPDEVRAVTDKLIAMNLNVVAYHTPSIGPDEKSIRSVLDLAQTLKTTVLVVDQMPGDLSLLDRLAGESKLKVAVCGDPKATLAAVASYSNLGVCGDTADWLEQGVQPADAVTQLKNKLFVLNLKDRSSHGKEGHDVPPGTGVADIGKMLLTMYYLQIKPSLLTISSPTDTLEKAMETFDEALRPVMANRVDSISRTAAIRTPASLTPEDRTEIEAALPKQAVVKPKKARKLLVLDLNIAYGGHRSIPAENFALEQMGKQTGAYETIFDNNLDNLKYPHIKQYDAIFLNNTVGMIFVDPEVRDGLTRFVREGGGLGGNHGTSHASMDWPEFSDMIGVRRGVHRANTEQLWVKITDPHSLLTNAFQGKEFLYEDEYFRFPNPPYSRTKLHELLSIDVEKSNMNQGVVHVPGSSVARADEDYAVGWIKNYGKGRVFFSILGHNPTLFKSPELSQFFLSGIQFILGDLDADTTPSETSSNAETKETARQ; encoded by the coding sequence ATGTACAAACCAATCTACCTTTTCTCTCTCGTAGCAATTTCCAGTGCAACCATATTCGCGCAGTCAGCACTGCCTACGGCTGCAGTACCATCCGGAGGCCTTGATGTAGCCGACCACCGTGCATTTGCTCCACCTCCAGCACGCGGTATCGACTCAAAGCGATGGGAGTCCTGGTCGAACATGCGAATGGCTGCAACCCCTTTGCTCGGATGGAAGATAGGCCTTCGCACCAATGCTTTCCCAAAGTTGAACCTTGCAGATGCGTTGGACAAAATCGACGGGCTCGGACTCGGAGATGTAGAACTCTCCAGCAATCAAAAATTTGATATCGCGATTCCCAAGAATGTCGATGCCAGGTTATATCCCGACGAAGTAAGAGCAGTCACAGACAAGCTCATTGCAATGAATCTCAACGTGGTGGCCTATCACACCCCATCGATTGGACCAGACGAAAAGTCCATTCGCTCGGTGCTTGACCTGGCACAAACGCTGAAGACCACCGTCCTGGTCGTTGATCAAATGCCCGGAGACCTGTCTCTGCTTGACCGTCTTGCGGGTGAAAGCAAATTGAAGGTTGCGGTCTGCGGCGATCCGAAAGCGACTCTTGCTGCGGTCGCGTCTTACAGCAATCTCGGGGTCTGCGGCGATACCGCCGATTGGCTTGAACAGGGAGTGCAGCCGGCAGATGCTGTAACGCAACTGAAGAACAAACTTTTTGTCCTCAACCTCAAGGACAGAAGCAGCCACGGCAAAGAAGGTCATGATGTCCCACCAGGGACTGGAGTAGCAGATATCGGCAAAATGCTGCTTACGATGTACTACCTGCAGATAAAGCCTTCTCTCCTCACCATCAGCAGCCCCACAGACACACTGGAAAAAGCGATGGAGACCTTCGACGAAGCCCTTCGGCCAGTCATGGCGAATCGTGTCGACAGTATCTCTCGAACTGCTGCAATTCGTACGCCCGCAAGCCTCACCCCGGAAGATCGTACTGAGATCGAAGCAGCTCTACCGAAACAGGCTGTTGTGAAGCCGAAGAAGGCGCGCAAGTTGCTCGTGCTCGACCTCAATATCGCTTACGGTGGTCATCGTTCGATTCCCGCAGAAAACTTCGCGCTGGAGCAGATGGGCAAACAGACTGGAGCCTACGAAACCATCTTCGATAACAATCTCGACAATCTGAAATATCCGCACATCAAGCAGTACGATGCCATCTTTCTGAACAACACAGTCGGAATGATCTTCGTAGACCCGGAAGTGCGCGATGGTCTTACGCGCTTTGTACGCGAAGGGGGCGGCCTGGGGGGAAATCACGGTACAAGTCACGCATCCATGGACTGGCCGGAGTTCTCCGATATGATCGGCGTGCGGCGCGGCGTGCATCGCGCAAATACGGAACAGCTATGGGTGAAGATCACTGATCCGCACAGCCTTCTCACAAACGCCTTTCAGGGAAAAGAATTTCTATACGAGGATGAGTATTTCCGGTTTCCCAATCCGCCGTACTCACGTACAAAGCTGCATGAATTGTTAAGCATCGACGTCGAAAAATCGAATATGAACCAGGGCGTAGTGCATGTTCCTGGTTCCTCAGTCGCACGGGCGGATGAGGATTATGCTGTGGGATGGATCAAGAACTATGGAAAAGGGCGCGTCTTCTTCTCGATCCTCGGCCACAACCCAACTCTTTTCAAGTCTCCTGAACTCTCTCAATTCTTTCTCTCAGGAATTCAGTTCATCCTCGGAGACCTCGATGCAGACACTACTCCCTCGGAGACCTCATCGAACGCAGAAACCAAGGAGACGGCCCGGCAATGA
- a CDS encoding SDR family NAD(P)-dependent oxidoreductase: MKVRGKIALVTGGNRGIGKGIVEVLADEGADVAVNCIASKEQAEEVVDLVRSKGRRAIVVQGDVSKRDHVEAMMAKAWKELGPLDILVNNAGIETIVPFLELTDEQWTRIVDVNLRGEWLCSQVFCRHVVAEKRKAVIVNIGSVQAGKVLPGRTHYAPTKLGLEALTRNMSAEMTPLGVRVNCVHPGLIDTDMTAWVMKRPDLLPGILQQISLGRPGEPREIGTVVAFFASEEASYLTGQSIHVDGGWVGK, encoded by the coding sequence ATGAAGGTAAGAGGAAAGATTGCGCTGGTGACAGGTGGAAACCGCGGCATTGGCAAGGGAATCGTGGAAGTGCTGGCCGATGAAGGAGCCGATGTCGCGGTGAACTGCATCGCTTCGAAGGAGCAGGCGGAAGAGGTTGTCGATTTGGTCCGCTCAAAAGGCCGTAGGGCAATTGTTGTTCAAGGCGACGTATCGAAACGTGACCATGTGGAAGCGATGATGGCCAAAGCGTGGAAGGAGCTGGGGCCACTGGATATTCTGGTCAATAATGCCGGCATCGAAACCATAGTCCCTTTCCTCGAACTTACGGACGAACAGTGGACGCGCATTGTTGATGTGAATCTGCGTGGAGAATGGCTCTGTTCGCAGGTGTTTTGCCGGCATGTGGTTGCGGAAAAAAGAAAGGCCGTCATTGTGAACATCGGTTCGGTGCAGGCCGGCAAGGTGTTGCCGGGCCGAACGCACTATGCACCGACAAAATTAGGTCTGGAAGCCCTTACGCGCAATATGTCCGCAGAGATGACGCCGCTTGGAGTTCGCGTGAACTGCGTCCATCCCGGCCTGATCGATACCGACATGACGGCGTGGGTGATGAAGCGGCCGGATCTGCTGCCAGGCATACTGCAGCAGATATCGCTTGGCAGGCCTGGAGAACCACGTGAGATTGGCACAGTCGTCGCGTTTTTTGCTTCGGAGGAAGCGAGTTATCTGACCGGGCAATCTATCCATGTGGATGGTGGGTGGGTAGGGAAGTAA
- a CDS encoding cupin domain-containing protein has protein sequence MIERYNWDQVPEEELTPLIKRQVIHTPSMTLLRVQFKRGALVPAHAHVHQQISMVMSGRLRIEVEGVETVLTPDSILIIPSNANHLAEALEDTIDIDIFSPARTDWLQ, from the coding sequence ATGATAGAGCGTTATAACTGGGATCAGGTACCCGAAGAAGAGCTTACCCCTCTGATAAAGCGCCAGGTCATCCACACTCCGAGCATGACGCTGCTGCGCGTTCAGTTTAAACGTGGTGCACTCGTCCCCGCTCACGCACATGTCCATCAACAGATCTCCATGGTCATGTCAGGCCGCCTTCGGATCGAAGTAGAAGGCGTAGAGACCGTTCTTACTCCGGACAGCATCCTCATTATCCCTTCAAACGCCAATCATCTTGCGGAAGCGCTTGAAGACACTATCGATATCGACATCTTCTCGCCCGCACGAACAGACTGGTTGCAGTAA
- a CDS encoding alpha-ketoacid dehydrogenase subunit alpha/beta, producing the protein MSTAKFAASELKTNDDAELVYLLDALKRIIEIRTVEQYAQDLSQATPPLYMGSSHLCAGQEVVPVATIAGLNEKDQIVATYRGHGWAIAAGLSLTEVFGEICQRSIGINGGRGGSAYMMAPWGRFIGENSIVGAGLPIACGVAQANKLQGNGQVVAVSLGDGAFNQGATHEGLAFAAARNLPVLILCENNGWSEMTKISETVKVNRIAQRASGYGMPGLTIDGTDPIAVRETVRKAADRARADGGPILIECRVPRLWGHYNRDIEHYRSKEDRQAARDIDPITTISKRLMSAGVMQPEDLDKLFREAKAKMEFVMTAVFDAPPIDVSTAARHVWAEQKTGAAKSQKTVPAATKSMSFISAVNEALSKELETCPEVLVYGEDVGYAGGIFGASRNLQKTYGEHRVFDTPISESAILGSAIGSALMGMKPIVEIMWGDFMLVALDQLINQAANIRYITAGRSEVPMVVRTQQGSTPGACAQHSQSLEALLAHIPGLRVALPSTPQDAYDILRSAVAHPDPCIIFEARTLYQLSGQVNVSKPVEPIGKADLKRAGNSAVIVTWGTMVRIALEAAESLEKDGYKIAVLDLRWLSPLDEKTLYKAVKDAGGRTVIVHEANLTGGFGGEIVARLHEMIGSEVALKIRRVATPDVRMPAAPSLSEQLLPNIDRITAALKEVMADTTPLK; encoded by the coding sequence ATGTCTACGGCCAAATTTGCGGCTTCCGAATTGAAGACAAACGATGATGCAGAGCTCGTCTACCTTCTGGATGCGCTCAAAAGGATCATTGAGATCCGAACTGTGGAACAGTATGCGCAGGACTTGAGTCAGGCAACCCCGCCTCTCTATATGGGATCCTCCCATCTCTGTGCTGGCCAGGAAGTTGTCCCGGTCGCTACTATCGCCGGATTAAATGAAAAAGACCAGATTGTCGCCACATATCGTGGACATGGCTGGGCTATTGCCGCAGGGTTGTCTCTGACGGAGGTCTTTGGCGAGATCTGCCAGAGGAGCATAGGAATCAATGGCGGCCGTGGCGGTTCAGCCTATATGATGGCGCCCTGGGGACGTTTCATCGGCGAAAACTCCATCGTAGGCGCTGGTCTACCTATTGCATGCGGTGTTGCACAGGCCAATAAGCTCCAGGGAAATGGACAGGTAGTCGCTGTCTCACTTGGTGATGGAGCCTTCAATCAAGGCGCTACCCACGAAGGTCTGGCATTTGCCGCTGCGCGCAATCTTCCCGTTCTGATTCTCTGTGAAAACAATGGCTGGTCTGAGATGACCAAAATCTCAGAGACCGTTAAGGTAAACAGAATCGCGCAGCGTGCATCGGGCTATGGCATGCCCGGACTCACCATCGACGGCACTGACCCCATTGCTGTGCGAGAGACGGTGAGAAAAGCAGCGGATCGCGCTCGTGCCGATGGTGGGCCTATCCTTATTGAATGCCGCGTTCCACGTCTGTGGGGACACTATAACCGCGACATTGAGCACTACCGCTCAAAGGAAGATCGTCAGGCTGCACGCGACATAGATCCAATCACGACCATCTCGAAGCGTTTAATGAGCGCCGGTGTCATGCAGCCCGAAGACCTAGACAAACTGTTCCGCGAAGCAAAGGCCAAAATGGAATTCGTCATGACGGCAGTCTTCGATGCCCCTCCGATCGATGTTTCGACTGCCGCCAGGCATGTATGGGCAGAACAGAAGACAGGAGCAGCAAAAAGTCAAAAAACAGTTCCCGCGGCGACAAAATCCATGAGCTTTATCTCAGCCGTGAACGAAGCACTTTCGAAGGAGTTGGAAACGTGCCCCGAGGTGCTGGTCTATGGCGAGGACGTCGGTTATGCAGGAGGCATCTTTGGCGCCTCCCGCAACCTTCAGAAGACCTATGGCGAACATCGGGTATTTGATACACCGATCTCTGAGAGTGCCATCCTTGGGTCAGCCATTGGATCTGCGCTGATGGGCATGAAGCCTATTGTCGAGATTATGTGGGGCGACTTTATGCTCGTGGCGCTCGATCAGCTCATCAATCAGGCAGCAAACATTCGTTACATCACAGCCGGGCGCAGTGAAGTTCCAATGGTCGTCCGCACCCAACAAGGGTCAACCCCTGGCGCCTGCGCGCAGCACTCGCAAAGCCTGGAAGCACTGCTTGCTCATATCCCCGGTTTGCGTGTAGCGCTTCCCTCCACTCCGCAGGATGCTTACGACATTCTGCGTTCGGCCGTCGCTCATCCGGACCCTTGCATCATCTTCGAAGCGCGGACCCTCTATCAGCTCTCAGGCCAGGTCAATGTATCCAAGCCGGTAGAGCCTATCGGAAAGGCCGATCTCAAGAGGGCTGGAAACAGTGCCGTGATCGTCACCTGGGGAACCATGGTCCGTATCGCTCTCGAAGCTGCTGAATCCCTGGAAAAAGACGGCTATAAGATAGCCGTTCTGGATCTTCGCTGGCTGTCGCCACTTGACGAAAAGACCCTGTATAAAGCGGTGAAGGATGCTGGGGGGCGCACTGTCATTGTGCATGAGGCAAACCTTACTGGAGGCTTTGGCGGTGAGATCGTTGCCCGCCTTCATGAAATGATCGGCAGTGAAGTTGCACTGAAGATCAGGCGTGTCGCAACGCCAGATGTGCGTATGCCGGCGGCTCCATCCCTTTCCGAACAGTTGCTTCCCAACATCGATCGCATTACCGCTGCCCTGAAAGAGGTAATGGCAGATACCACACCTCTTAAATAG
- a CDS encoding 3-hydroxyacyl-CoA dehydrogenase family protein gives MKDKIAVIGAGFMGPGIAQVFATAGHPVHLSNRSSGKLTTVIDQVRSNLTAMAEYDLIDATEIPQILSRISLTTDLAEACSNASVVIETITESRQLKQDLFVQLDRLCPPETILCSNTSVISITQIGEKAGHPERIVGTHFYQPPYLVPLVEVTRTEHTLPQHMDAVVELMTACGKVPVRVQKDVPGFIANRMQHALWREAFSLIDEGICDAEAVDIAVSNSFGIRLPVLGPVANADLVGLDLTLAIHDYVLPHLSVSPDPSTTLRSRVAEGQLGFKTKSGFLTWTDEQMAATRKQVTTHLLRMLSQLKSNAMPVKD, from the coding sequence ATGAAAGACAAAATTGCGGTGATCGGCGCTGGATTTATGGGGCCCGGCATCGCGCAGGTATTTGCTACTGCCGGGCATCCAGTTCACCTTAGCAACAGATCAAGCGGCAAACTGACCACCGTCATCGATCAGGTCCGCTCAAACCTTACGGCAATGGCGGAGTACGACCTAATAGATGCTACGGAGATCCCCCAGATTTTGAGCCGTATCTCCCTCACGACAGATCTGGCAGAAGCCTGCTCCAACGCCTCCGTGGTGATTGAGACCATCACAGAGTCACGACAACTGAAGCAAGATCTGTTTGTACAGCTTGACCGGTTATGTCCGCCTGAAACGATTCTTTGTAGCAACACGTCGGTCATCAGCATTACGCAGATTGGAGAGAAGGCCGGACACCCGGAGCGTATTGTTGGTACTCATTTCTACCAGCCTCCCTATCTTGTCCCTCTTGTTGAGGTGACGCGCACGGAACACACTCTGCCGCAACATATGGACGCGGTTGTAGAGCTTATGACTGCATGTGGCAAAGTGCCGGTGCGTGTGCAGAAAGATGTTCCTGGTTTTATTGCGAATCGAATGCAGCACGCTCTCTGGAGAGAAGCCTTTTCCTTGATCGATGAAGGCATCTGCGATGCGGAGGCCGTTGACATTGCCGTAAGTAACAGCTTTGGTATTCGCCTGCCCGTTCTTGGTCCAGTAGCCAATGCTGATTTGGTTGGGCTGGACCTGACCCTTGCTATTCACGATTACGTACTCCCTCACCTGAGCGTCTCGCCGGACCCTTCTACCACGCTGCGTTCGCGTGTTGCAGAGGGGCAACTGGGCTTCAAGACGAAGTCAGGCTTTCTTACATGGACGGATGAGCAGATGGCAGCGACGAGAAAGCAGGTAACGACCCATCTGCTGCGAATGCTGAGTCAGCTCAAATCGAACGCAATGCCGGTGAAAGACTAA
- a CDS encoding cyclase family protein: MAHKLVDLSMAVHNEMVTFPRVVRPALVMYETWEGFAERIGASRFGIHSLTAHCMIVIGDHIGTHMDSLRHMRKDAPGPEGIPLEYCYGDGVCLDFRHLSKGAGISVDDMKLALKKIDYTLKPLDIVLINTGAGSIQDSEKYLTDHVGMTAEATNWLLDQGIKMTGIDAVTFDPPIWAMFERKQFWEAHRVMLTREYYHLENLTNLDKLPEHGFKLSLFPIKWVNTTGAPVRAVAILD; encoded by the coding sequence ATGGCGCACAAGTTAGTCGACCTAAGCATGGCAGTTCATAACGAGATGGTCACCTTTCCTCGCGTAGTTCGGCCAGCGTTGGTGATGTATGAGACATGGGAAGGATTTGCTGAGCGCATTGGTGCGAGCCGATTTGGGATACATTCTTTAACTGCACACTGCATGATCGTTATCGGAGACCACATCGGTACGCACATGGACTCGTTACGTCATATGCGTAAAGATGCCCCGGGGCCTGAGGGCATTCCCCTGGAATACTGTTATGGCGATGGTGTATGCCTCGACTTTCGCCATCTATCGAAGGGAGCTGGGATCAGCGTCGACGACATGAAGCTGGCGTTGAAGAAGATCGACTATACCCTGAAGCCCTTGGACATTGTGCTGATCAATACCGGGGCAGGCAGCATTCAGGACAGTGAGAAATATCTGACGGACCATGTTGGAATGACCGCAGAAGCCACAAACTGGCTGCTAGACCAGGGAATCAAAATGACGGGTATCGATGCGGTTACCTTCGATCCGCCAATCTGGGCTATGTTTGAGAGAAAACAGTTCTGGGAAGCGCATCGGGTTATGTTGACACGCGAATATTACCATCTTGAGAACCTGACCAATCTCGACAAGTTGCCGGAGCATGGTTTCAAGTTGAGCCTGTTTCCCATCAAGTGGGTGAACACTACGGGAGCTCCGGTGCGGGCTGTGGCAATTCTCGATTAG
- a CDS encoding c-type cytochrome translates to MKKQKMQTAVPVLTALLMVLYPVASLPEQKSTPAQTVPSTLVAQNAPKALPDGPGKDTFVRVCSKCHSTDIPASQHKNADEWTNTLIDMRNKGAEASDEEMEQILKYLVTNFGPRK, encoded by the coding sequence ATGAAAAAGCAGAAAATGCAAACCGCGGTTCCTGTTCTGACTGCGCTTCTGATGGTGCTTTATCCCGTGGCTTCTCTGCCGGAGCAAAAGTCGACGCCAGCCCAGACTGTGCCTTCAACGTTGGTTGCACAAAATGCACCGAAGGCGCTCCCTGACGGTCCAGGAAAAGATACATTTGTTCGCGTATGCAGCAAGTGCCACTCGACGGATATACCAGCGTCGCAGCACAAAAACGCTGACGAATGGACCAACACCCTTATTGATATGCGCAACAAGGGGGCTGAAGCGTCTGATGAGGAAATGGAGCAGATTCTCAAATACCTCGTAACCAATTTTGGTCCGAGAAAGTGA